In the genome of Terriglobales bacterium, one region contains:
- a CDS encoding Ig-like domain-containing protein has product MTKITVTPTPVSVAVGQQTTFYASPVDANNNAVNNVAVTWNSSSASVATINSSGVATGVGGGTTQITASYSGVTSNTATLTVTPVVASIKIQPMSPAITVGATQQFTATALDSSGNTITGVTFSWYCSFAAVATIDAQGLAKGVSPGTVTIVASVGNVTSQPATLTVNP; this is encoded by the coding sequence GTGACCAAGATTACGGTGACGCCGACCCCAGTCAGCGTTGCCGTTGGACAACAGACAACTTTTTACGCCTCTCCGGTCGATGCGAACAATAACGCTGTAAACAACGTCGCCGTTACCTGGAACAGCAGTTCCGCCAGTGTGGCCACCATAAACTCCAGCGGCGTGGCAACCGGCGTCGGGGGCGGTACCACGCAAATCACCGCATCCTATTCCGGAGTCACCAGCAATACCGCCACCCTTACCGTCACTCCGGTCGTCGCCAGCATTAAGATCCAACCCATGTCGCCTGCTATTACCGTAGGCGCTACCCAGCAGTTCACCGCCACCGCGCTGGATTCCTCCGGCAACACCATCACGGGTGTGACCTTCTCCTGGTATTGCAGCTTTGCGGCAGTCGCCACCATCGATGCACAAGGCTTGGCGAAAGGAGTCTCTCCGGGCACTGTGACGATCGTTGCCAGCGTCGGGAACGTCACCAGTCAGCCTGCCACACTGACCGTTAATCCTTAA
- a CDS encoding PilT/PilU family type 4a pilus ATPase has product MQSAGTAAAAVPSNGNAPAPKSGINTAALVGAMVSMKGVSDLIFSPGRPPQVELNGKLRGVKVDGLPILTPDHTAKISQDLIGSNKQAAESLKEEGSCDLSYSLPQHSRFRVNIFKQRGSYAIVMRVIPNKIPTFDQLNLPEELKNIAELKNGVVLVTGPTGSGKSSTLAAIVDLINSTRPDHIVTIEDPIEFLHQHKLGTVHQRELHSDTSSFASALRAALRQAPKVILVGEMRDQETIEIALTAAETGHLVFSTLHTIDASKTVERVVGVFPLGDQQAIRTRLAASFRYFVSQRLMPRRDGKGRVAIIEILKSTMRTREYVERGEGEGKTLLDAMRDGDQEGMQYFDGEIEKFLRAGVISFEEAMHYATNAGNLRLQLSDFDESRVEPAGPEVLRKPKQEEQIEVVR; this is encoded by the coding sequence ATGCAGTCAGCGGGAACCGCCGCGGCCGCCGTACCGTCAAACGGAAATGCTCCTGCCCCAAAGTCCGGAATCAACACCGCCGCTCTAGTCGGAGCCATGGTCAGCATGAAAGGGGTCAGCGATCTCATCTTTTCCCCCGGACGTCCGCCCCAGGTCGAACTCAACGGCAAACTCCGCGGCGTCAAGGTCGACGGACTCCCGATTCTCACGCCTGACCACACCGCCAAAATCTCTCAGGACCTTATCGGCTCCAACAAACAAGCGGCCGAATCGCTGAAAGAAGAAGGCTCCTGCGATCTCTCCTACTCTCTCCCGCAGCACTCACGTTTTCGCGTCAACATCTTTAAGCAGCGTGGCAGTTACGCCATTGTCATGCGCGTCATTCCCAACAAAATTCCGACGTTCGACCAGCTCAATCTTCCGGAAGAACTCAAGAACATCGCCGAGCTGAAGAACGGCGTCGTCCTCGTGACAGGCCCCACTGGCTCCGGAAAATCATCCACTCTGGCGGCGATCGTCGACCTCATCAACTCCACCCGCCCCGATCACATCGTCACCATCGAAGACCCCATCGAGTTCCTGCATCAACACAAGCTAGGCACCGTGCATCAGCGCGAACTCCACAGCGACACTTCCAGTTTCGCCAGCGCTCTTCGCGCCGCCCTGCGCCAGGCGCCCAAGGTCATCCTCGTCGGCGAGATGCGCGATCAGGAAACCATCGAGATCGCCCTCACCGCCGCCGAAACCGGACACCTCGTCTTCTCCACCCTGCACACCATCGACGCGTCGAAAACAGTCGAGCGTGTCGTCGGTGTCTTTCCCCTCGGAGACCAACAGGCCATCCGCACGCGTCTCGCCGCCTCCTTCCGCTATTTCGTCTCGCAACGGCTCATGCCGCGACGCGACGGAAAAGGCCGAGTCGCCATCATCGAAATCCTGAAGTCCACCATGCGTACCCGTGAATATGTCGAGCGGGGCGAAGGCGAAGGCAAGACTCTCCTTGATGCGATGCGGGACGGCGATCAGGAAGGTATGCAGTACTTCGACGGCGAAATCGAAAAGTTCCTGCGCGCCGGCGTTATCTCTTTCGAAGAGGCCATGCACTACGCTACCAATGCTGGCAACCTGCGCCTGCAACTCTCCGACTTCGACGAGTCACGGGTCGAACCCGCCGGCCCCGAGGTCCTTCGCAAACCCAAGCAGGAAGAACAAATCGAAGTAGTTCGCTAG
- a CDS encoding chloride channel protein, whose translation MSATTPTAPLVSVTPPRSAQAEERFFLLLSIFIGIYAGLAVVCFRVTIEWLRLFLLGSSLSISGARIILAPTLVGLLVAILVMKFFPAARGSGVNQTKSALYISNGYIPFRTAVGKFLCSALAIGSGHSLGPEDPSLQIGATLASALGRRLRLSKEKVRLIAPVGAAAGLAAAFNAPISAILFVIEEVIGRWTAGILGSIVLSAVSSVVVARFLLGSEAMFRIPSVSLISTEELLAYAALGIVGGFAALIFAKSIGWLRRKLKAMPRWALYFQPAVAGLLIGLIGYLGFPQVMGAGYEYIDQALHNQFTWQMLLALAALKIVATTLSFSSGTPGGMFAPTLFIGAMLGAAVGLIEKTQLQGLTGSTGTYALVGMGVLFAAFLRAPLTSIFMVLEVSGNYSIIIPVIVANTIAYLVSRSLQPTPIFEVLTRQDGLHLPSMEEQREEEVLRVEDAMRAYDVPVLHCDELAHIAAARVTASRAHFLVRRQSGEWFSVSADELRTAPSDATIGDLITTPLPVFFPDIPLETALRNLHGFELLPVVHRANLGKLEGVITLDLILKRYRAISREPVPQHE comes from the coding sequence TTGAGCGCCACCACCCCAACTGCACCACTTGTCTCCGTTACGCCGCCTCGTTCAGCACAGGCCGAAGAACGTTTCTTCCTTTTGCTTTCGATCTTCATCGGCATTTACGCCGGACTCGCGGTGGTCTGCTTCCGCGTCACGATTGAGTGGCTGCGCCTGTTTCTACTCGGCTCCTCATTGTCGATTTCCGGAGCGCGCATCATACTTGCGCCCACCCTCGTCGGGCTTCTCGTCGCCATTCTGGTCATGAAGTTCTTCCCTGCCGCTCGCGGCAGCGGAGTAAACCAGACCAAGTCCGCTCTTTATATCTCGAACGGCTACATCCCTTTCCGGACCGCTGTTGGTAAGTTTCTTTGCTCCGCGCTCGCGATCGGGTCCGGACACTCCCTCGGTCCCGAAGATCCGTCCCTTCAGATCGGCGCCACTCTCGCGTCTGCCCTCGGACGCCGCCTTCGCCTTTCCAAGGAAAAGGTCCGTCTCATCGCTCCCGTTGGCGCTGCTGCTGGATTAGCCGCCGCCTTCAACGCACCGATTTCCGCGATTCTTTTCGTGATCGAAGAAGTCATCGGCCGCTGGACCGCCGGCATTCTCGGCTCCATCGTCCTATCCGCCGTCTCCAGCGTCGTCGTCGCCCGCTTCCTGCTCGGGTCGGAAGCAATGTTCCGCATCCCATCGGTATCGCTCATCAGCACCGAGGAACTGCTCGCCTACGCCGCGCTTGGCATAGTCGGTGGATTCGCCGCTCTCATCTTCGCCAAGTCCATCGGATGGCTTCGCCGCAAGCTCAAAGCCATGCCACGATGGGCCCTATATTTCCAACCCGCCGTCGCCGGACTTCTTATCGGCCTCATCGGCTATCTCGGCTTCCCTCAGGTCATGGGTGCCGGATACGAATACATCGACCAGGCCCTTCACAACCAATTCACCTGGCAGATGCTCCTCGCCCTCGCCGCCCTGAAGATCGTCGCCACCACACTTTCCTTCAGTAGCGGAACGCCGGGCGGAATGTTCGCGCCTACTCTCTTCATCGGTGCCATGCTCGGCGCTGCCGTTGGCCTCATCGAAAAAACTCAACTCCAGGGACTCACTGGTTCCACCGGGACCTACGCTCTCGTCGGTATGGGCGTTCTCTTCGCAGCATTTCTTCGCGCACCGCTCACATCCATATTCATGGTGCTCGAGGTCTCCGGAAATTACTCCATCATCATTCCCGTCATCGTAGCCAACACCATCGCGTACCTCGTGTCACGCAGTCTCCAGCCGACCCCCATCTTCGAAGTTCTCACCCGGCAGGATGGTCTCCACCTTCCTTCCATGGAAGAGCAGCGCGAAGAGGAAGTTCTCCGGGTCGAAGACGCCATGCGCGCCTACGACGTCCCTGTCCTTCACTGCGACGAACTCGCTCACATCGCCGCCGCCCGGGTGACAGCCTCTCGCGCCCACTTTCTCGTGCGCCGCCAGTCTGGCGAGTGGTTTTCTGTCTCCGCGGACGAACTCCGGACTGCCCCTTCCGACGCGACCATCGGCGATCTCATCACCACGCCTCTGCCTGTGTTCTTCCCCGACATCCCTCTCGAAACCGCACTTCGCAACTTGCACGGATTCGAACTCCTCCCCGTCGTTCACCGCGCGAATCTCGGCAAACTCGAAGGCGTAATTACCCTCGACCTCATTCTCAAGCGCTATCGCGCCATTTCAAGGGAACCGGTTCCTCAGCATGAATAA
- a CDS encoding electron transfer flavoprotein-ubiquinone oxidoreductase: MLVFRKPLEGIERPSMEADVVIVGAGPAGLACALRLSQLIDAHNERYPNAPLSKENIYVLEKARELGAHCLSGALLDPRSMRELLPGFESEAPLDAEVTREAVYFMTEKSQFKLPITPPPLRDHGNYVISINKFVKWLGEKVEPTGITIFTGFAGSELLIEDDRVVGIRTDDKGVDKMNQPKGNFEPGYDLRSKVVILAEGPRGSCTKQLIQRYELDKGRYPQTYGVGVKELWEVLPGKIAPGEVIYTMGWPLTSKEYGGAWIYGSKDNTVSLGFVTGLDYPDPRLDPQKVLQSFKQHPFVASLLEGGKMIRYGAKSLPYGGWNAIPPVAGDGWMIIGDSAGFLNSQRLKGIHLAIKSGMLAAETAFDAMLANNFSAAQLAAFQKRVESSWIEQELYPVRNFHQGFEKGFWMGMLHAGLQQFTGGLGLGGKYHARPGHERMKPIATQPADGDGRKQLLDSAKGDGKLTFDKLTDLYHSGTKHEEDQPAHLVIHDTNICNERCIHEFGSPCQHFCPANVYEIIDSSDTKSGKRIHLNPSNCVHCKTCDIMDPYQIITWVPPEGGGGPNYDGM, translated from the coding sequence ATGCTTGTCTTTCGTAAGCCGTTGGAAGGAATCGAACGTCCCTCGATGGAAGCCGACGTCGTCATCGTCGGTGCCGGACCCGCCGGGCTCGCCTGTGCGCTCCGCTTGTCTCAACTTATCGACGCTCACAACGAGCGCTACCCCAACGCGCCTCTCTCAAAGGAAAACATTTACGTTCTCGAGAAGGCCCGCGAACTCGGCGCACACTGCCTTTCCGGCGCCCTGCTCGACCCGCGTTCCATGCGCGAACTCCTCCCCGGCTTCGAATCCGAGGCTCCTCTCGACGCCGAAGTCACTCGCGAAGCCGTCTACTTCATGACGGAGAAATCGCAATTCAAGCTTCCCATCACGCCTCCGCCGCTGCGCGACCACGGCAACTACGTCATCTCCATCAACAAGTTCGTGAAATGGCTCGGCGAAAAAGTTGAGCCCACCGGTATCACCATCTTCACCGGATTCGCCGGCTCCGAACTCCTTATCGAAGACGACCGCGTCGTCGGCATACGCACCGACGACAAGGGTGTCGACAAGATGAATCAGCCCAAAGGCAACTTCGAGCCCGGCTACGATCTCCGCTCCAAGGTCGTCATCCTCGCCGAAGGCCCCCGCGGATCCTGCACCAAGCAACTCATCCAGCGCTACGAACTCGACAAGGGCCGTTACCCGCAAACCTACGGCGTCGGAGTGAAGGAACTCTGGGAAGTTCTCCCCGGCAAAATTGCCCCCGGCGAAGTTATCTACACCATGGGCTGGCCTCTTACCTCGAAGGAATACGGCGGCGCTTGGATCTACGGCTCCAAAGACAACACCGTCTCCCTCGGCTTCGTCACCGGCCTCGACTACCCCGACCCGCGTCTCGACCCACAGAAAGTTCTTCAAAGCTTCAAGCAGCATCCGTTCGTCGCCTCGCTGCTCGAAGGCGGCAAGATGATCCGCTACGGCGCAAAGTCACTTCCCTACGGCGGTTGGAACGCCATTCCTCCCGTCGCCGGAGACGGCTGGATGATCATCGGCGACTCCGCCGGATTCCTGAACTCCCAGCGCCTCAAAGGCATTCACCTCGCCATCAAGAGCGGCATGCTCGCCGCTGAAACCGCTTTCGATGCCATGCTTGCCAACAACTTCTCTGCCGCCCAACTCGCGGCCTTCCAGAAGCGCGTCGAGAGTTCATGGATCGAGCAGGAACTTTATCCCGTTCGCAACTTCCATCAAGGGTTCGAAAAAGGTTTCTGGATGGGCATGCTTCACGCTGGACTTCAGCAATTCACCGGCGGTCTCGGACTCGGCGGCAAGTACCATGCTCGTCCCGGCCACGAGCGCATGAAGCCCATCGCCACACAACCCGCCGACGGCGACGGCCGCAAGCAACTCCTCGACTCAGCCAAGGGCGACGGTAAGCTCACCTTCGACAAGCTCACCGACCTCTATCACTCCGGCACCAAGCACGAAGAAGATCAGCCTGCCCACCTCGTCATTCACGACACCAATATCTGCAATGAGCGCTGCATCCACGAGTTCGGCAGTCCATGCCAGCACTTCTGCCCGGCGAACGTCTACGAGATAATCGATTCCTCCGACACCAAGTCCGGCAAGCGGATCCACCTCAACCCCTCTAACTGTGTTCACTGCAAAACCTGCGACATCATGGATCCCTACCAGATCATCACTTGGGTTCCACCCGAGGGCGGCGGAGGTCCGAATTACGATGGAATGTGA
- the thiE gene encoding thiamine phosphate synthase, which produces MKTGAGEIRPFVFPDVIQLSDMPELLLPKVYPILDTARFADRNTLFAFAEALQGCGMLQYRNKNGTAKEMLSDARELRRRLGRRVLLIMNDRADLALAADFDGVHVGQDDLSVEAVRKVVGPKMIVGASTHNPEQLREGDATSADYLAIGPVYATSSKANPDPVVGLEGVRRARELTRKPLVAIGGINVGNAAEVTGAGADSLALISSLFPDPAKSVEQFRQLLL; this is translated from the coding sequence TTGAAGACGGGGGCCGGAGAGATCCGGCCCTTTGTTTTTCCGGATGTGATTCAATTGAGCGACATGCCCGAACTTCTATTGCCAAAGGTGTATCCGATTCTCGACACGGCCCGCTTCGCGGACCGGAATACGCTGTTCGCGTTTGCGGAGGCGTTGCAGGGATGCGGGATGCTGCAATATCGAAACAAGAATGGAACTGCGAAAGAAATGCTCTCGGACGCGAGAGAACTGAGGCGGAGGCTGGGACGAAGGGTTTTGCTGATCATGAATGACCGGGCGGATCTGGCCCTTGCGGCGGATTTTGACGGGGTCCACGTCGGACAGGACGATCTCTCGGTGGAGGCTGTAAGGAAGGTGGTTGGACCGAAGATGATTGTGGGGGCCTCTACTCACAATCCGGAGCAGCTTCGGGAGGGGGATGCGACTTCGGCGGACTATTTGGCGATAGGGCCGGTATACGCGACGTCGAGCAAGGCAAATCCCGACCCGGTGGTGGGGCTGGAGGGCGTGCGCCGGGCAAGGGAACTCACGCGTAAGCCGCTGGTGGCGATTGGCGGCATCAATGTGGGGAATGCGGCGGAGGTGACTGGGGCCGGAGCAGACTCACTGGCGCTCATTTCGTCCCTATTTCCTGACCCTGCGAAATCCGTGGAGCAATTTCGGCAGCTCTTGTTGTAA
- a CDS encoding amino acid permease, with protein MSTDIQPVTATHELPATQDQELVKGLGLTSATTLVMGSMIGSGIFIVSADIARLTNSPALLILAWVVTGFMTITAALSYGELAAMMPRAGGQYVYLREALGPLWGFLYGWTLFMVIQTGTIAAVGVAFGKFLGVLFPSVSSTNWILHLWKVPPIHVGPMVLGNMDVGLNTQNLVGIITIVLLTVVNVFGVRTGAIVQNIFTIAKTAALLGLILFGVAMARNPEAIAANFGNFWRNAGTSAPEFAQIGIGGLLGTLVIVAVAQVGSLFSSDAWNNVTFTAAEVKNPSRNLPLSLALGTGVVIAIYIAANFVYLSVLPLVGDPNGTSVLARGIQYATEDRVGTAVMQVMFPAGGAVLMAIAILISTFGCNNGLILAGARVYYAMAKDRLFFQSAGRLHPKYKTPHISLFVQCAWTCILCLSGTYGQLLDYIIFAVLVFYVLTIVGLFVLRRTRPDAQRPYRAIGYPVLPAIYIAMAVFIDVVLLRYKPQYTWPGLIIVLCGIPVYYLWSRRTAARPVDA; from the coding sequence TTGAGTACCGACATCCAACCGGTAACCGCCACCCACGAACTACCCGCCACTCAAGACCAGGAACTGGTCAAAGGACTCGGCCTCACGAGCGCAACGACGCTGGTGATGGGGTCGATGATCGGGTCGGGCATTTTTATTGTCTCAGCTGATATTGCGCGACTGACGAACTCGCCTGCCCTGCTGATTCTGGCATGGGTGGTGACGGGGTTCATGACGATTACGGCGGCGCTCTCCTATGGTGAGTTGGCAGCAATGATGCCAAGAGCAGGAGGGCAATACGTCTATCTGCGCGAGGCATTGGGCCCGCTGTGGGGTTTCCTCTACGGATGGACACTGTTCATGGTGATCCAGACGGGGACGATCGCCGCGGTGGGAGTGGCGTTCGGGAAATTCCTCGGCGTGCTGTTCCCGTCTGTCTCATCGACGAACTGGATTCTGCACTTATGGAAGGTGCCGCCGATCCATGTGGGACCTATGGTGCTGGGAAACATGGATGTGGGGCTCAACACGCAGAACCTGGTGGGCATCATCACAATCGTGTTGCTGACGGTGGTGAATGTCTTCGGCGTGAGGACGGGCGCGATTGTCCAGAATATCTTTACGATCGCGAAGACGGCGGCGCTGCTGGGGCTGATTCTGTTCGGGGTCGCAATGGCGCGCAACCCGGAGGCAATCGCAGCGAACTTCGGGAACTTCTGGCGGAATGCGGGAACGAGCGCGCCGGAGTTTGCACAGATCGGGATTGGCGGTCTGCTGGGGACGCTGGTGATTGTGGCGGTCGCACAGGTCGGGTCACTGTTTTCGTCGGACGCGTGGAACAACGTGACGTTCACTGCGGCGGAAGTGAAGAACCCCAGCCGGAACCTGCCGTTGTCACTGGCGCTGGGTACGGGTGTGGTGATCGCCATTTATATCGCGGCGAACTTTGTGTACCTGAGCGTGCTGCCGCTGGTGGGCGATCCGAATGGGACGTCGGTGCTGGCGCGCGGCATTCAGTATGCGACGGAAGATCGCGTGGGCACCGCCGTGATGCAGGTGATGTTCCCGGCGGGCGGCGCCGTGCTGATGGCCATCGCCATTTTGATTTCCACGTTCGGGTGTAACAACGGACTGATCCTGGCGGGCGCGCGTGTTTACTACGCCATGGCGAAAGACCGGTTGTTTTTCCAGAGCGCGGGAAGGTTACATCCGAAGTACAAGACGCCGCACATCTCGCTGTTCGTTCAATGCGCGTGGACCTGCATTCTGTGTCTGTCGGGTACGTACGGGCAGTTGCTGGACTACATCATTTTTGCAGTGCTTGTGTTTTACGTGCTGACGATCGTGGGGCTGTTCGTGTTGCGGAGAACGCGACCGGATGCGCAAAGGCCGTATCGGGCGATTGGATATCCGGTGCTGCCGGCGATCTACATTGCGATGGCAGTGTTTATCGATGTCGTACTTTTGAGATATAAACCCCAGTACACCTGGCCGGGGCTGATTATCGTTTTATGCGGTATTCCGGTGTATTACCTGTGGTCGCGCCGGACCGCCGCCAGGCCGGTGGATGCATAG
- a CDS encoding MGMT family protein has protein sequence MFAKIKKVIARIPKGKVATYGQIAKMAGYPGAARQVVWALHGSTGLPWHRVLGAGGKILLPGQNGMEQRIRLEMEGVQFHGAKVDMKSFGWEPKGQTKLKRSGTKAVGSAARTRSKGRPIKD, from the coding sequence ATGTTCGCGAAAATCAAAAAAGTAATTGCCAGAATCCCGAAGGGCAAAGTCGCCACGTACGGCCAGATCGCAAAGATGGCTGGTTATCCCGGTGCGGCGCGGCAAGTGGTGTGGGCGCTGCATGGATCAACCGGACTGCCATGGCACAGAGTGTTAGGTGCTGGAGGGAAAATTCTGCTTCCCGGGCAAAACGGCATGGAACAGCGGATACGGCTGGAAATGGAGGGCGTGCAGTTCCATGGCGCGAAGGTAGATATGAAAAGCTTCGGCTGGGAACCGAAGGGGCAGACAAAACTGAAGCGTTCCGGGACAAAAGCGGTGGGGTCCGCAGCGCGGACCCGCAGTAAAGGCAGACCTATTAAGGATTAA
- a CDS encoding hemolysin family protein: protein MANVSYELVIIVVLAIINGVFAMSEVALLSSRRTRLQTLADRGSGAAQHALDLLHDPNNFLSTVQIGVTLVGVWAGAFGGATLAEQIAAALQNYPRLAPHAETIGIAVVVLAITYISLVIGELVPKRIALSHPERIASAVARPMTVVSRVVAPLVSLLGASTNALLWIIRVKESTERAITQDDIRALIRIGAQTGVVEEDEKRIVERVFRFADRRASALMTLRSDIEWIDINRSPEEIKRKIRQGHHAHLPVADARLDKVQGILLVREYFAADSPADIRSLLKPAVFVPEGMPALKVLERLRNSSGGVALVVDEYGGVEGLISATDVLEALVGELPGAFPEEHPIVQRADGSWLIDGTLPTEDLRDLLRLDHLPGEESQGFQTAAGFFIHQLGRIPKPADTIEFSSIRFEVVDMDGNRIDKILVTRA, encoded by the coding sequence ATGGCAAACGTATCCTACGAGCTCGTAATCATCGTCGTTCTCGCAATCATCAACGGCGTATTTGCCATGTCCGAAGTCGCTTTGCTCTCCTCGCGCAGAACGCGGCTCCAGACACTTGCCGATCGCGGCAGTGGTGCTGCGCAACACGCCCTCGACCTTCTGCACGACCCGAACAACTTCCTTTCGACCGTCCAGATCGGCGTCACACTCGTCGGAGTCTGGGCCGGTGCTTTTGGCGGCGCCACCCTCGCGGAACAGATCGCCGCGGCATTGCAGAATTACCCCCGCCTCGCTCCGCACGCGGAGACCATTGGCATCGCCGTCGTTGTTCTCGCGATCACCTATATCTCTCTCGTCATCGGCGAATTGGTGCCTAAGCGGATCGCGTTAAGTCATCCGGAGCGTATCGCTTCCGCCGTCGCCCGCCCCATGACCGTCGTTTCTCGCGTCGTCGCCCCACTCGTCTCCCTGCTTGGCGCTTCTACGAATGCCTTGCTGTGGATCATCAGGGTCAAGGAGTCCACCGAACGCGCCATCACCCAGGACGACATCCGCGCCCTCATCCGCATCGGAGCGCAAACCGGCGTCGTCGAGGAAGATGAAAAAAGAATCGTCGAGCGCGTATTCCGCTTCGCCGACCGGCGCGCTTCCGCATTGATGACGCTGCGCTCCGATATCGAATGGATCGATATCAACCGTTCGCCCGAAGAAATCAAACGCAAGATACGGCAGGGTCACCACGCCCACCTTCCCGTCGCCGACGCGCGCCTCGACAAGGTTCAGGGAATCCTGCTCGTGCGCGAGTACTTCGCCGCCGACTCTCCTGCCGACATCCGGTCTCTTCTCAAGCCGGCCGTGTTCGTTCCCGAGGGAATGCCAGCCTTGAAAGTTCTCGAACGGCTTCGCAACAGCTCCGGCGGTGTCGCGCTGGTCGTGGACGAATATGGAGGGGTTGAAGGTCTGATCAGTGCCACCGATGTGCTCGAAGCTCTCGTCGGAGAACTGCCCGGCGCATTTCCCGAGGAGCACCCGATCGTGCAGCGTGCGGATGGATCCTGGCTCATAGACGGAACCCTGCCGACCGAAGATCTTCGCGACCTTTTGCGGCTCGACCATCTCCCCGGCGAGGAATCTCAGGGTTTTCAAACCGCCGCCGGATTCTTCATCCATCAACTCGGCCGTATCCCCAAACCCGCCGACACCATCGAGTTCAGCTCCATCCGCTTCGAAGTTGTCGACATGGACGGAAACAGGATCGACAAAATCCTCGTCACCCGTGCCTGA
- a CDS encoding tetratricopeptide repeat protein: MDSASPFPWWRKDASIIAALIAVAAISFVLVFIYARTYQRREDSLSRSWYHRGNQALLSGNPKTAINDFRNALRYSPDNANFRLRLAQALAADDQSRQAIAYLLNLWESQPGNGLYNLELARVYSRVGDGRLASQHFNSAIYGAWDGNPAQNRRQSRLEFIHFLLANGSQTQAQAEAINLAAGVPPSDVAARFLAADVLLQTGENERAFDEYRSLMSVDAARASLGAGHSAFAVGHFRTASRYFQQAKDRGTTDPDVDSQLQMARLVLSSDPLQRRLSDRERARRVADAYETAGDRLQTCAGALNQQLQSTSPATEFQKLYADWTSLGPETGIRYLTRDIDARDEIMEIVGRIEEATAKTCGTPAGKDWALLMLSRYGEGVQR; this comes from the coding sequence ATGGATTCGGCATCTCCGTTCCCCTGGTGGAGAAAAGACGCATCGATCATTGCCGCACTCATCGCCGTTGCGGCCATATCCTTCGTCCTCGTCTTTATCTACGCGCGCACATACCAGCGCCGTGAAGACTCTCTTTCCCGCTCCTGGTACCACAGAGGAAATCAGGCGCTCCTGTCCGGGAATCCCAAAACTGCAATCAACGATTTCCGCAATGCGCTTCGTTATTCGCCCGACAACGCTAATTTCAGGCTACGCCTCGCTCAGGCTTTGGCTGCCGACGACCAGTCCCGCCAGGCTATCGCGTACCTGCTTAATCTCTGGGAAAGCCAGCCTGGCAACGGATTGTATAACCTCGAACTCGCACGCGTTTATTCCCGCGTCGGCGATGGCCGTCTCGCATCCCAGCACTTCAACAGTGCCATTTACGGCGCGTGGGATGGCAATCCCGCCCAGAACCGGCGCCAATCGCGGCTTGAGTTCATCCATTTTTTACTTGCGAATGGCTCGCAAACGCAGGCTCAGGCCGAAGCCATCAATCTCGCAGCGGGCGTTCCTCCGTCTGACGTTGCCGCGCGGTTCCTCGCCGCCGACGTCCTTCTCCAAACCGGCGAGAACGAACGCGCATTCGACGAATACCGCTCGCTAATGTCTGTCGATGCTGCTCGTGCTTCCCTCGGTGCCGGGCACTCCGCCTTCGCTGTCGGTCACTTCCGCACCGCATCGCGATATTTTCAGCAGGCCAAAGACCGCGGCACTACCGATCCGGATGTCGATTCTCAACTCCAGATGGCCAGGCTTGTCCTGTCCTCCGACCCTCTCCAACGCAGGCTCTCAGATCGGGAACGAGCACGCAGGGTCGCCGACGCCTATGAGACTGCCGGCGACCGCCTGCAAACCTGTGCCGGAGCCCTGAATCAGCAACTTCAGTCGACTTCTCCGGCGACTGAGTTCCAGAAACTCTATGCCGACTGGACATCTCTCGGTCCCGAAACAGGCATTCGCTACTTGACTAGGGATATCGATGCGCGCGATGAAATCATGGAAATAGTTGGGCGGATAGAAGAAGCGACGGCAAAAACCTGTGGCACTCCAGCGGGCAAGGATTGGGCTCTGCTCATGCTCTCGCGATACGGGGAAGGAGTGCAGCGTTGA